CAACAGCTTCGGGACGAACATCGGGTCGGGATCGATCAGATCGGAGTCGACGAAGACCACGAGGTCGCCGGTGGTGGCGGCCAGTGAGCGCCACAGCACCTCACCCTTACCGGACCGCGGTGCGAGCTCGGGCAGGGCGACCTCACGGCTGATCACCTGGGCACCCGCGGCGACCGCGCGGATCTCGGTGTCGTCGGTGGAACCGGAGTCCAGCACGATCAGTTCGTCGACCAGGTTGCCCAGCAGCGGGGTGATGGTCTCGACCACCGACGCGACGGTCTCCTCCTCGTTGAGCGCTGGGAGGACCACCGAGACGGTGCGACCCCGTTTGGCCTCGATGAGTTCCTCGACCGTCCACGAAGGACGGCCGAAGCTGTGGTCCGCGAACCACGGGTGTCCCACCACCGCATCAGTCTTGTCGATATCGGTCAGTTCTGGTGTCAGCTCGGATATCAGAGTCATGCGCGATCCGCCTTCGGCTGCTCGCTGAGCGTCATGTGCAATCTCGCGTTCGGCTGCTCGCTGTATGTCATGCCAGTCCCCTCACCGTGCGCGTCGGCGGACGCGATCCCTGTATCGACGCGACCATTTCCAGCACGCGCCGAGTGGGGCCGACCTCATGCACCCGGAACATGGCGGCCCCGTCGGCGGCGGCCAAAGCCGTCGCCGCCAGCGTGCCCTCCAGGCGTTCGGTCAGTCCCACACCCAGAGTCTCCCCGACAAAATCCTTGTTACTCAGGGCCATCAGGACCGGCCATCCCGTGTTTACAAGATCTTTTACGTGGCGCAACAAACTAAGACCGTGATGAGTGTTTTTCCCGAAATCATGGGTCGGATCGATCACGATCCGATCCCTGGCGACGCCGATTGCCTGTGCCCGTTCGGCCGCGGCGGTCACCTCGGAGATGACCTCGTCGACCACGCCCCGCTCGGTGATGCCGTAGTGGACCCGGAACGGCCGGGTGCGGGGAACCGCGCCGCCGGTATGTGAGCAGACCAGTCCGGCGCCGAACTCCGCGGCGACCTCGGGAAGCCCCGGATCGGCTCCGGCCCAGGTGTCGTTGATCAGGTCGGCACCCGCCGCACAGGCCTGTTTGGCCACCGCAGCACGCCAGGTGTCGACGCTGATCAGCTGATCGGGGTAGGCACCGCGCAGCCATTCGATGAACGGCACGACCCTGGCGATCTCCTCGTCGGCATCGACGGTCTGACCGGGCCCGGCCTTCACTCCGCCGATATCGATGATGTCGGCGCCGTCGGCGATCTTGCGGTGGGTGGCCTCCTTGGCCGCATCATCGGAGAACGTGGCCCCGCGGTCGTAGAAGGAGTCGGGTGTGCGGTTGACGATCGCCATGATCAGGGCCCGGTCACCGGCGACCGGGCGGCCGAGGAAGGTCCGCTGCACACGTCCAGGCTAGCCGTGCCGCGTGACTGTCCCCGGCCTACGCGGAATCACCGAGGCCGATTCACCTACTTGGGGCGCTTGCCTTCGACGACCTCGTCGACGTACTCGGGGTAGAACGGCACGTAACCATCGTCCTTGCCGGCCAGCACGTACAACGGGTCCTCGACGTCCTCGCCGTAGCCCTGTTTACGTAGCTCGACCTTCTGGCTCTTGAACGTCGAGGTGTGGGCCAACTCGTCGACGATCCGGACGAACAACGGCACCGCATACCCGGGCAGGTGCGCGTAGACCGATTTGGCCAGTGCCGCACCGTCGAACTCCTGGCCGTCCTTGAGCTGCAGCGCCACCATCCCCGCGCGCCCGCCGGCTCCGGGTACCTCGACGCCGAACACGGTCGCCTCCTCGACCTGGCTGTCGGCCGAGATCGCGGCCTCTACCTCGGTGGTGGCGACGTTCTCGCCCTTCCAGCGGAAGGTGTCTCCGAGCCGGTCGGCGAAGGCGGCGTGGCCGAAGCCCTGCGCACGCATCAGGTCGCCGGTGTTGAACCACACGTCGCCGTCCTTGAAGGCGTCGCGGACCAACTTCTTCTCCGAAGCGGACTTGTCGGTGTAGCCGTCGAACGGCTGAAAACTGCTGACCTTGGACAACAGCAGGCCCGGCTGGCCACGCTTGACCTTGCGCAGCCGCCCGTCGGGACCCCTGGCCGGTTCGCCGGAGTCCAGGTCGTATTCGACATAGGCCACCGGGCTCGGGCAGATGCCGGTGGACTTGGACACGTTGAAGACGTTGACGAAGGCGGTGTTGCCCTCGCTGGCCGCGTAGAACTCGCAGACCCGCGGAATACCGAACCGCTCGACGAACTGGTCCCAGATCGCCGGCCGCAGGCCGTTGCCGACGATGACGCGCACCTTGTGTGCCCGGTCGGTGGGTTTGGGCGGCTGGTTGAGCAGATACCCGCAGATCTCCCCGATGTAGACGAACGCGGTGGCATCGAACCGGATGACGTCATCCCAGAAACGTGATGCCGAGAACGACTTGCCAAGGGCCAGTGCGGCTCCCGCGTTCAGCACCGAACCGACCGACACCGTCAGCGCATTGTTGTGATAGAGCGGCAGGCAGCAGTACAGAGTGTCGCTGCTGTTGAGCCGCAGTCCCAGTCCACCGAAACCGGCCAGCGCGCGCAGCCATCGGTAATGCGTCATGACGCTGGCCTTGGGCATACCGGTCGTTCCGGAGGTGAAGATATAGAACGCTTTGTCACCGGCCAGCACCGCGGCAGTCGTCGCCGGATTGGTGATGGGCGCAGTGGTCGCGGCCTGGCGCATCTCCTCCACGGTCGTCAGACCGGTTGTCTGAACCCCGCTTTCGGTGATCGGCTCGATGAGGTCGGACTCGGCGATGATCGCCTTGGCGTCCAGTAGGCCGATGCTGTGCGCCAACACATTGCCGCGCTGGTGGTAGTTCAGCATGCCTGCGGTGGCACCGCATTTGACCGTTGCCAGCATCAGCAACACCGAGTCGGGCGAGTTGCGCAGCATGATGCCGACCACGTCGCCGTGTCCGACACCCTTGGCCGCCAGGACCGCCGCATATCGGTTGACCGTCTCGTTGGCCTTGCGATAGGTGATCTGCTGGTCGTCGAATTTGATGAACACCCTGTCGCCGTACTGGGCGGCGCGCTCCTGGAACACCTTGCCGATGGAGGTCTTGGCCGAGGGCCGGGCACTCATGCCGGTCAGTACGCCGCGGATGATGGCCGGGGCATCGCGGAGAAAGCCGGGAAGTTTGGTGGCGATTTCCAGCAGTCCCACGCTGGTGCGCGTCGTGTCGTCACTCATGACCACACCTTAGTGATTCGGGCGACATGCGCTGAGAGCCGTCTCAACATCGGCGGTGACCACCAATCGGTCCAGTGCACCTTCGCTGACGTAACCGGTCGCCACCAGCCCACGCAACCAGGTCAGCAAACCGTCGTAGTGACCGAACGGGTCGAGCATGATGATGGGCTTGTCGTGCATGCCCAGGTAGCCGGCCGTCCACGCCTCGAAGAACTCCTCGAGGGTGCCGATCCCGCCGGGCAGCGCGATGAAGGCGTCGGCGCGCTCCTCCATGACCTGCTTGCGTTCCCGCATGGTGTCCGTCACCACCAACTCGTCGGCGTCGACGTCGGCGAGTTCGCGGTGCACGAGTGCCTTGGGGATGACACCGATGGTGGCTCCGTTGTGTTGGCGAGCACCGTCGGCGACGGCGCCCATGGCCGAGACGTTGCCGCCACCGGAAACCAGGGTCCAGCCCCGGTCGGCGATGGACCGTCCGACCTCGCCGGCGAGTTTGAGCAGTTCGGGATGGGTGGGGCCGGATGCGCAGTACACGCAGACGGCCCAGGGTCGGGTTTCGGGCACGGGTAGAAGGTACCGACGGTTTCGCCCAGGTTCCATCCAGATTCGACCTAGACTGCCGCTGTGCCGGATCTGGTCGATGCTGCCGCCGCGGCGCTCGCCCGTGGCGACCTGGCCGCCGCGGAGGAACAGGCGCGCAGCGCCCTGGCCGACGGTGCGTCGCTGCCCGCCCTGTTGACCTTGGCTCAGGCGCTGGCCTGGCAGGGCCGGGGCACCGACGCCGACGCGGTCCTGGCGCAGGTGGATCCCGCCGGTCTTGCCGATGATGAGCTCATCGCCTGGGCCCTGCCGCGGGCGGCCAATCAGTTCTGGATGCTCGATCAGCCAGAACGAGCAACGGCATTCTTACGGGCGATCCGCGGCCGGCTCGCCTCGGCGGTGACGATCGACGCATTGCTGTGTACGTTCGCGATGAACGCCGGGAGCCCACAGCGCGCGTTGGAGATCGCCGAGTCGGTACTGTCCTGCGACCACGCCGAGGACCGTGCGATCGGCTGGGCCGCGGCGGCCGCCGGGCTGTCCGCGGCCAGGATGGGCCGCTTCGATCGGGTCGACGGATTGGCGACCAGGGCTGGTGCCGCCGGACACCCCGGCGTGCTGCGCTTCACCTCGGCCTACGGCCGGATCACTGCACGGCTGATGACCGGCGATATCGGTGCGGCCGACGCAGTGGCCGATGAGTTGGTCTGCGATACCGGCCCATCGCGGGCGATCGGGCTGGTGTTGCGCGCCGATATCGCGATGGCCCGCGGGGCACTCGACGAGGCGGTCGAGGCCTTGCGAGAGGCGGCGCCGGCACTGTCGACGACCGGGTACTCGTGGGGACCGCTGGCGTGGATGTTGTTGGCGCAGGCCCACGCTCAGCAGGGGCGGCCCGTCGATGCGGCGAAGGCGCTGTCGCGGGCCGAGTCCCGGCACGGTTTGAAGTCGATGTTGTTCGCTCCGGAGTTGGCGCTGGCCAATGCCTGGACCGCAGCGGCCCGGCGGGACCAGCAGGGCGCGGTGCGGGCCGCCCGCGACGGGGCGCGCGCAGCGCTGCGAGGCGGGCAGCGGGCGGTCGCATTACGGGCACTGCACGATGCGGTCCGCCTCGGCGACACCCGCGCCGCGGAAGCGATCGCCGGCGCGTCCTGTGAGTGTGTGTTCGGCCGGCTGACCGCCGAGCATGCCCGCGCGCTGTCGATGGGTGATATCGCCGGACTCGAATCGGTGGCTGCACGGTGGGCCGGGCTGGGCTGGGGTGCGGCGGCCCGCGACGCGGCACGGCAGGCTGGTTCGAGCTGAGCAGATTCGTGCAGCTCACCGCCGTGGTGCCGCCATAGAATGATGGCGATATCGAACGGGGGCCGCGCATGACCGATCAGTTTTCTGTCCAGACCGACGGGGTGCGTAACTATGCGCAGACCCATTCGGACGTCAACTCCGGGCTGGTCGGACTGCCCGCGCTCGATGGCACCGGGGTGAACAACAGCCACGGCGCCATCGCCGCATCGGTCAGCACCGCGCTCGGGTCGGCGTTGACCGGGCGTGGCGGCGCGATGGGCGCCACCTCCACCTCGGCATCGACCATCTCGGATCTGTTGCAGCAGGCGGCCAGGGCCTACGCCGGCGGTGACGAGGAGGGCGGCCGCCGGCTGCGGGCCGCAGCCGACGCATTGGACGGCCGCCAGCCCGGTGCCGCCGGGGCGGGTGCCGCCGGTGCGGCGGGTGCCGGTGGGGCCGACGCGATGGGCCAGATGGGGCAGAT
This DNA window, taken from Mycolicibacterium neoaurum, encodes the following:
- the folP gene encoding dihydropteroate synthase; the protein is MQRTFLGRPVAGDRALIMAIVNRTPDSFYDRGATFSDDAAKEATHRKIADGADIIDIGGVKAGPGQTVDADEEIARVVPFIEWLRGAYPDQLISVDTWRAAVAKQACAAGADLINDTWAGADPGLPEVAAEFGAGLVCSHTGGAVPRTRPFRVHYGITERGVVDEVISEVTAAAERAQAIGVARDRIVIDPTHDFGKNTHHGLSLLRHVKDLVNTGWPVLMALSNKDFVGETLGVGLTERLEGTLAATALAAADGAAMFRVHEVGPTRRVLEMVASIQGSRPPTRTVRGLA
- the fadD6 gene encoding long-chain-acyl-CoA synthetase FadD6; amino-acid sequence: MSDDTTRTSVGLLEIATKLPGFLRDAPAIIRGVLTGMSARPSAKTSIGKVFQERAAQYGDRVFIKFDDQQITYRKANETVNRYAAVLAAKGVGHGDVVGIMLRNSPDSVLLMLATVKCGATAGMLNYHQRGNVLAHSIGLLDAKAIIAESDLIEPITESGVQTTGLTTVEEMRQAATTAPITNPATTAAVLAGDKAFYIFTSGTTGMPKASVMTHYRWLRALAGFGGLGLRLNSSDTLYCCLPLYHNNALTVSVGSVLNAGAALALGKSFSASRFWDDVIRFDATAFVYIGEICGYLLNQPPKPTDRAHKVRVIVGNGLRPAIWDQFVERFGIPRVCEFYAASEGNTAFVNVFNVSKSTGICPSPVAYVEYDLDSGEPARGPDGRLRKVKRGQPGLLLSKVSSFQPFDGYTDKSASEKKLVRDAFKDGDVWFNTGDLMRAQGFGHAAFADRLGDTFRWKGENVATTEVEAAISADSQVEEATVFGVEVPGAGGRAGMVALQLKDGQEFDGAALAKSVYAHLPGYAVPLFVRIVDELAHTSTFKSQKVELRKQGYGEDVEDPLYVLAGKDDGYVPFYPEYVDEVVEGKRPK
- a CDS encoding type VII secretion target, translating into MTDQFSVQTDGVRNYAQTHSDVNSGLVGLPALDGTGVNNSHGAIAASVSTALGSALTGRGGAMGATSTSASTISDLLQQAARAYAGGDEEGGRRLRAAADALDGRQPGAAGAGAAGAAGAGGADAMGQMGQIMGQVGQQVGQLAQSVTAPLQGLAQGLQQVPQQIMQGVQQAVQAAGGAGAASGAAGGAGVKLPSGDELKDAEKAVSENAEKTGAEPTERRETGERSDDTEARGGQDGFGRAPVEAPAPAQPAPTRPQVD